One window of the Herbiconiux sp. L3-i23 genome contains the following:
- the sufB gene encoding Fe-S cluster assembly protein SufB, which translates to MSDVLIDRPELESLGQYEFGWSDSDAAGASARRGLSPEVVTDISSLKNEPEWMRKNRLKALTMFERKPMPTWGADLSDIDFENIKYFVRSTEKQAQTWEDLPEDIRNTYEKLGIPEAERQRLVAGVAAQYESEVVYHQIREDLEQQGVIFLDTDTALREHPELFKEYFGTVIPSGDNKFAALNTAVWSGGSFVYVPKGVHVEIPLQAYFRINTENMGQFERTLIIADEGSYVHYIEGCTAPIYKSDSLHSAVVEIIVKKNARVRYTTIQNWSNNVYNLVTKRAIAHEGATMEWIDGNIGSKVTMKYPSIYLAGEHAKGETLSVAFAGPGQHQDAGAKMIHMAPYTQSSIVSKSIARGGGRAGYRGEVRVDPAAHHSANTVRCDALLVDTISRSDTYPAIDIRVDDVQLGHEATVSKVSEEQLFYLMSRGLPEDEAMAMIVRGFIEPIARELPMEYALELNKLIEMGMEGSVG; encoded by the coding sequence ATGTCAGACGTTCTGATCGACCGTCCCGAGCTCGAGAGCCTCGGCCAGTACGAATTCGGCTGGTCCGACTCCGACGCGGCGGGAGCCTCCGCGAGGCGCGGCCTCTCACCCGAGGTCGTCACCGACATCTCCTCGCTCAAGAACGAGCCCGAGTGGATGCGCAAGAACCGTCTCAAAGCGCTCACCATGTTCGAGCGCAAGCCGATGCCGACCTGGGGCGCCGACCTCAGCGACATCGACTTCGAGAACATCAAGTACTTCGTGCGCTCCACCGAGAAGCAGGCGCAGACCTGGGAAGACCTTCCCGAGGACATCCGCAACACGTACGAGAAGCTCGGCATCCCCGAGGCCGAGCGTCAGCGCCTCGTCGCCGGGGTCGCCGCCCAGTACGAGTCCGAGGTCGTCTACCACCAGATCCGTGAGGATCTCGAGCAGCAGGGCGTCATCTTCCTCGACACCGACACCGCCCTCCGTGAGCACCCCGAGCTGTTCAAGGAGTACTTCGGCACCGTCATCCCCTCGGGCGACAACAAGTTCGCGGCGTTGAACACCGCGGTGTGGTCGGGCGGCTCGTTCGTGTACGTGCCCAAGGGCGTGCACGTCGAGATCCCGCTGCAGGCCTACTTCCGCATCAACACCGAGAACATGGGCCAGTTCGAGCGCACGCTGATCATCGCCGACGAGGGCAGCTACGTGCACTACATCGAGGGCTGCACCGCGCCGATCTACAAGAGCGACTCGCTGCACTCCGCGGTCGTCGAGATCATCGTCAAGAAGAACGCCCGCGTTCGGTACACGACCATCCAGAACTGGTCGAACAACGTCTACAACCTCGTCACCAAGCGCGCGATCGCGCACGAGGGCGCGACGATGGAGTGGATCGACGGCAACATCGGCTCCAAGGTGACGATGAAGTACCCGTCCATCTACCTCGCGGGCGAGCACGCCAAGGGCGAGACCCTCTCCGTCGCGTTCGCGGGCCCCGGCCAGCACCAGGACGCCGGCGCGAAGATGATCCACATGGCGCCCTACACGCAGAGCTCCATCGTGTCGAAGTCGATCGCCCGCGGCGGTGGCCGCGCCGGCTACCGCGGTGAGGTGCGCGTCGACCCGGCCGCTCACCACTCGGCGAACACGGTGCGCTGCGACGCGCTGCTCGTCGACACCATCTCCCGCTCCGACACCTACCCGGCGATCGACATCCGCGTCGACGACGTGCAGCTCGGTCACGAGGCGACGGTCTCGAAGGTCAGCGAGGAGCAGCTGTTCTACCTCATGTCGCGCGGCCTGCCCGAGGACGAGGCGATGGCGATGATCGTGCGCGGCTTCATCGAGCCGATCGCCCGCGAACTCCCCATGGAGTACGCACTCGAACTCAACAAGCTCATCGAGATGGGCATGGAAGGCAGCGTCGGCTGA
- a CDS encoding heme A synthase: MPATITRWTRGLAWATLVAQIGIVGTGGAVRLTGSGLGCPTWPRCTEDSFVNVPEMGIHGVIEFGNRLLTFVLVAIAILTFLSVIRTRATGRGLVLPAFLVGLYIPIQAVIGGITVWTGLNPYIVGAHFLASIVIVVFSAWYVWRVYFDRRDRVDTAATWLRVVGWFAAAATAVTLVIGVLTTGSGPHAGDAGAARNGLDSEFLQHVHSWPAYALLALTVLVVASAYRLKKPLILRFSTLMLGTLLAQIAVGVAQARLGLPEILVGIHMVISCMVAAAMTATVLSMRQPSPGAVTVEDQSLEAAHVD; this comes from the coding sequence ATGCCCGCCACGATCACGCGCTGGACCCGGGGACTCGCCTGGGCGACGCTCGTCGCCCAGATCGGAATCGTCGGCACCGGCGGCGCGGTCCGTCTCACCGGCTCGGGGCTCGGCTGCCCCACGTGGCCCCGCTGCACCGAGGACTCGTTCGTGAACGTGCCCGAGATGGGCATCCACGGGGTCATCGAGTTCGGCAACCGACTGCTCACCTTCGTGCTCGTCGCCATCGCGATCCTCACCTTCCTCTCGGTGATCCGCACGCGTGCCACGGGGCGGGGACTGGTGCTGCCCGCGTTCCTCGTGGGCCTGTACATCCCGATCCAGGCGGTCATCGGCGGCATCACGGTGTGGACGGGGCTCAACCCGTACATCGTCGGCGCCCACTTCCTCGCGTCGATCGTGATCGTCGTGTTCTCGGCCTGGTACGTGTGGCGGGTCTATTTCGACCGCCGAGACCGGGTCGACACGGCGGCGACCTGGCTGCGAGTCGTCGGCTGGTTCGCGGCAGCCGCCACCGCGGTCACGCTGGTGATCGGGGTGCTGACCACGGGTTCCGGACCGCATGCCGGCGACGCCGGTGCCGCACGCAACGGCCTCGACTCCGAGTTCCTGCAGCACGTGCACAGCTGGCCGGCCTACGCCCTCCTCGCCCTGACGGTGCTCGTCGTCGCGAGCGCCTACCGGCTGAAGAAGCCGCTCATCCTGCGGTTCTCGACGCTGATGCTCGGCACTCTGCTCGCGCAGATCGCCGTCGGCGTCGCCCAGGCGCGGCTCGGACTCCCGGAGATCCTCGTCGGCATCCACATGGTCATCTCCTGCATGGTTGCGGCGGCGATGACCGCGACGGTGCTGTCGATGCGGCAGCCCTCCCCCGGCGCTGTGACCGTCGAGGACCAGTCGCTCGAGGCCGCCCACGTCGACTGA
- a CDS encoding heme o synthase, with protein sequence MSTATQNETPVGERPRIGFAAKARAYVALTKPRVVELLLVTTAPVMILAAGGIPDLWLVLATLIGGSMSAGAASAFNCYIDRDIDAVMHRTKRRPLVTGELTPREALVFSWTLAVVSTVWLLVFTNWVAAALSVAAILFYVVVYTLWLKRRTEQNIIWGGIAGCFPVLIGWAAVTGDVSWAAFILFLVVFLWTPPHYWPLSMKYRDDYAAAGVPMLAVVRSRQVVGLQTILYAWATVACSLLLIPVAGMGIVYSAAALGSGIWFVYETHRLYGVAIRGEDPKPMRVFHASITYLTLLFLAIAIDPLLPF encoded by the coding sequence GTGAGCACCGCGACCCAGAACGAGACCCCCGTCGGCGAGAGGCCGCGCATCGGCTTCGCCGCAAAGGCTCGGGCGTACGTCGCGCTCACCAAGCCCCGCGTCGTCGAACTGCTCCTCGTGACGACCGCCCCGGTGATGATCCTCGCGGCCGGTGGCATCCCCGACCTCTGGCTCGTCCTGGCGACCCTCATCGGCGGTTCGATGAGCGCGGGCGCGGCGAGCGCGTTCAACTGCTACATCGATCGCGACATCGACGCGGTGATGCATCGCACGAAGCGCCGTCCGCTGGTCACGGGAGAGCTCACCCCGCGCGAGGCGCTGGTGTTCTCGTGGACTCTCGCGGTCGTGTCGACGGTGTGGCTGCTGGTGTTCACGAACTGGGTCGCCGCAGCCCTGTCGGTGGCCGCGATCCTCTTCTACGTCGTCGTCTACACGCTGTGGCTGAAGCGCCGCACCGAGCAGAACATCATCTGGGGCGGCATCGCGGGTTGCTTCCCGGTACTGATCGGCTGGGCCGCCGTCACCGGGGACGTGTCGTGGGCGGCGTTCATCCTGTTCCTCGTCGTGTTCCTCTGGACCCCGCCGCACTACTGGCCTCTGTCGATGAAGTACCGCGACGACTACGCCGCCGCCGGTGTCCCGATGCTCGCGGTGGTGCGCAGCCGTCAGGTCGTCGGGCTGCAGACGATCCTGTACGCGTGGGCGACTGTCGCCTGCTCGCTGCTGCTGATCCCCGTCGCAGGCATGGGCATCGTCTACTCGGCGGCGGCGCTCGGGTCGGGCATCTGGTTCGTCTACGAGACGCACCGCCTGTACGGCGTCGCCATCCGCGGCGAGGACCCGAAGCCGATGCGCGTCTTCCACGCCTCGATCACCTATCTGACGCTGCTCTTCCTCGCGATCGCGATCGACCCGCTCCTGCCCTTCTGA
- the tkt gene encoding transketolase has protein sequence MSDLQWEPIDDKAVDTARILAADAVEEAGNGHPGTAMSLAPAAYLLFQKVMRRDPSDNTWIGRDRFILSNGHASLIQYVQFYLGGYGLELEDLKHLRKWGSKTPGHPEYGHTDGIEITTGPLGSGLASAVGFAYASRFERGLFDPDAAEGTSPFDHHVYVFAGDGDLEEGVTSEASSLAGHQQLGNLVLIYDANQISIEDDTNIAFTEDVAKRYEAYDWHVQTVDYKKSGEYVESPEDLYASIEAAKAETSKPSIIILKTIIGWPSPKKQNTGKIHGSALGGDELRAVKEVVGFDPDKTFEVADEVIEHTRKAIERGKAQHAEWQKDFDAWAAANPEKKALFDRVQAQELPEGIEAALPVFEPGKDVSTRAASGKVINAIAPLMPEFWGGSADLAESNLTTITSGKSFVPTEWSTHEWSGDPYGRVLHFGIREHAMGMILNGIVLHGNTRPFGGTFLIFSDYMRPAVRLAALMQAPTIYVWTHDSIALGEDGPTHQPIEQLTALRAIPGMDVVRPADANEVAWAWKTILERREGPAGLALSRQNLPVFARGEGEAEGETFAAASGVAKGAYVLAEAPNGTPDVIFLATGSEVQIAIAAREDLKAEGINARVVSVPSLEWFAEQSAEYRESVLPAAIKARVSIEAGIALSWRPWIGDAGRSVSIEHFGASADYQTLYKEFGFTKEAAVAAAKESLAAL, from the coding sequence GTGTCTGATCTCCAGTGGGAACCGATCGACGACAAGGCGGTCGACACCGCTCGCATCCTGGCCGCCGACGCGGTCGAAGAGGCCGGCAACGGCCACCCCGGTACCGCGATGAGCCTTGCGCCCGCGGCCTACCTGCTCTTCCAGAAGGTCATGCGCCGTGACCCGAGCGACAACACCTGGATCGGACGCGACCGGTTCATCCTCTCGAACGGCCACGCGTCGCTCATCCAGTACGTCCAGTTCTACCTGGGCGGCTACGGCCTCGAGCTCGAGGACCTGAAGCACCTCCGCAAGTGGGGCTCCAAGACCCCCGGCCACCCCGAGTACGGACACACCGACGGCATCGAGATCACCACCGGCCCGCTCGGCTCCGGTCTCGCCTCCGCGGTCGGCTTCGCCTACGCCTCGCGCTTCGAGCGCGGCCTGTTCGACCCCGACGCGGCCGAGGGCACCAGCCCGTTCGACCACCACGTCTACGTCTTCGCGGGCGACGGCGACCTCGAAGAGGGCGTCACCAGCGAGGCCTCCTCGCTCGCCGGCCACCAGCAGCTCGGCAACCTCGTCCTCATCTACGACGCCAACCAGATCTCGATCGAGGACGACACCAACATCGCCTTCACCGAGGACGTCGCGAAGCGCTACGAGGCCTACGACTGGCACGTCCAGACCGTCGACTACAAGAAGTCCGGCGAGTACGTCGAGAGCCCCGAAGACCTCTACGCCTCCATCGAGGCGGCCAAGGCCGAGACCTCGAAGCCGTCGATCATCATCCTCAAGACCATCATCGGATGGCCCTCGCCGAAGAAGCAGAACACCGGCAAGATCCACGGCTCCGCCCTCGGCGGCGACGAGCTCCGCGCCGTCAAGGAGGTCGTCGGCTTCGACCCCGACAAGACCTTCGAGGTCGCCGACGAGGTCATCGAGCACACCCGCAAGGCGATCGAGCGCGGCAAGGCGCAGCACGCCGAGTGGCAGAAGGACTTCGACGCGTGGGCCGCGGCGAATCCCGAGAAGAAGGCGCTGTTCGACCGCGTCCAGGCGCAGGAGCTGCCCGAGGGCATCGAGGCGGCACTGCCCGTCTTCGAGCCCGGCAAGGACGTGTCGACCCGCGCCGCCTCCGGCAAGGTCATCAACGCCATCGCGCCGCTGATGCCCGAGTTCTGGGGCGGATCCGCCGACCTCGCCGAGTCGAACCTCACCACCATCACGAGCGGCAAGTCGTTCGTCCCCACCGAGTGGTCGACCCACGAGTGGAGCGGTGACCCCTACGGGCGGGTGCTGCACTTCGGCATCCGCGAGCACGCGATGGGCATGATCCTCAACGGCATAGTGCTGCACGGCAACACGCGTCCGTTCGGCGGCACGTTCCTGATCTTCAGCGACTACATGCGCCCGGCGGTTCGTCTCGCCGCGCTCATGCAGGCGCCGACGATCTACGTGTGGACCCACGACTCCATCGCCCTCGGAGAGGACGGCCCCACCCACCAGCCGATCGAGCAGCTCACCGCCCTCCGCGCGATCCCGGGAATGGACGTCGTCCGTCCCGCCGACGCGAACGAGGTCGCCTGGGCGTGGAAGACGATCCTCGAGCGTCGCGAAGGCCCCGCCGGTCTCGCGCTCAGCCGTCAGAACCTGCCCGTCTTCGCCCGTGGCGAGGGTGAGGCCGAGGGTGAGACGTTCGCCGCTGCCAGCGGCGTCGCGAAGGGCGCGTACGTGCTCGCTGAGGCGCCGAACGGCACGCCCGACGTGATCTTCCTCGCGACCGGTTCCGAGGTGCAGATCGCCATCGCCGCCCGTGAGGACCTGAAGGCCGAGGGCATCAACGCCCGCGTCGTGTCGGTCCCCTCCCTCGAGTGGTTCGCCGAGCAGAGCGCCGAGTACCGCGAGAGCGTGCTGCCCGCCGCGATCAAGGCCCGCGTGTCCATCGAGGCCGGCATCGCGCTCAGCTGGCGCCCGTGGATCGGCGACGCCGGTCGCAGCGTCTCGATCGAGCACTTCGGTGCGTCGGCCGACTACCAGACCCTGTACAAGGAGTTCGGTTTCACGAAGGAGGCCGCCGTCGCGGCCGCGAAGGAGTCGCTCGCGGCGCTCTGA